A window of Daucus carota subsp. sativus chromosome 2, DH1 v3.0, whole genome shotgun sequence genomic DNA:
ATGCGACTTTTGGATCAttcaattatgatttaattGTCGTTTGCTTTCCTAAAATGGCACTGTGTCTCGGGTAATGGTTAATTTGATCATCATCTATGTTAAGGCACATGAACTTCCCATGTATCCTGTCTAGTTTGCAAGATGTATAAATTGTCCCTGGATATGTTTGAAGGCTTTAATGCTTGAAGAGAATAAACTAGGCCTGGGCCTATGGATCATTGTTGCTGCTActagtattattttgatttttacatGTCAAGAAGCTTTTGGGGACCACTGCCCCTGCCTGTTGATTCACTAGTGAGGAGGTGTTTtgatttggttcaaagagagtgGTCAAACTAACAAGTTAAGAAAGCATGTTAATATCAAATCAACTGAAAGTGTCTGTTGGTGCCCTGGTGGCCGGGAATATCTGAAGAAAACATCATGCAAAATAAGTAGAAAGAACTCTGCATTTATTCAGACTGTTTTatgtttctactttttttttcattgttgtaaaattttatttatattctacGAGTATTGTTGATTGATGGAATTATATGAACCAGTTCTGAAATTTGAAATAGCATGTAACATCAACAGTCTTATGAGTCTACTTGTGGTTCATGCTAAGAAAAAACAGATTAATATTATGGACTATTCTGGAGGCTGCATTTACGATAATTTGatccaaacaaaaaaaattaataatgcaATCCTGACAAAAAGGAAATAATATAATGCAGAGtagtattttggttgaatatttgatatttgatcaAGATTTACTTCCACATTTCAAAACGATGGTTATTTTTAGCAGGGACGGGGCTTGAAAAATTTACCCAGCAGAACACTTTATTTACCCAGCAGCACACTTTATAATTTACTCCactgttaaaacttaaaactggAAACATCCTGCATCAGGAGTGTAGCTAGATTTGTAGGCTTTATTTGTATCTGAGACAGACTTGTATCAGGCTCAGGTATGTAAAGGTGGTCAACCGTCTGCTGCCGCGGCGCAACGCAGAATCAGAACGGAAACGATCGTACGCGTTGCTTTTGCTTTGCATGCGCTTACTATTACACTAACCAACACATTGTTACTACTTTAGTAGTTGTGttagattattttattactttGTTAATCAGGATTATGTTTAAGAGAGAacccttatttctagtattagttaggatTCTGCAGTAGAATTTCACATgcgaaaaatgtcaatatcaacgtattatattttaaaattacttttgaacacacgcgacgatgaaaaaacatgtaaacaaacatgtatttaaatttaggtcctgaaaatctatttaaaatttaaggttCTGCCGCATAACCCTAGTGATTCCATTGTTCCATTAtaaggactggttctctcttgagcgcgaactttattaattaattatgaaccATTCTCAATGTACTATAAAAAATGGGTTCACCAGTCTCCCCGAGAATCGTTGCTATTCCATTTGACAATTAGCAGCGGATTATTTTCGGGTGCTGATTTAAAATCTCTCATAAGATTAATACTAGTTGGTATAATGGTATTCCGTCAATGATTAGTAGTGGATTAATTTCTATTGCTGAATTCCTACTGTACTCGAGTATTCCAGCAGTGCGACTCGATTTTTTTAAGTAGAGCTTGCATGTTTTTCTTCTTAGTCTAGGCGGAAGAGCTAGGTATTATCATTAACCAGCATTAAAAATACTTGGAAAAGTTATTCATAGTTCGATCATTGTTGTTGTGTCTAGTGGAGCAGAATGAAATGAAACGAGTAAAATCATTCAAAACTAATAGAAATAGGAAGTAAGctttgaagaaaaaattaagTAGGTGCAAAATTATTATATGATGacatttgagaaaaaattggGATAGGAGAGAATagaatatttcttatttattctcatatttaggATGGGATATATAATACCCGATGTAAGGAATAGAGGaaaaagaatttttaaacatgTCTAACATagtttaattttcatttcatttttttcgGAATCATTGTGTTGAAGAGCCATATCCTGATCCTCATACTCTGGTGTGCGTTTATGGATGCAATTACCTATACTTCACTAATTCCATTACATTAGTTGGTTTTTGAAAACCTACATTACAAACTTACCATACAATTATAACTTGAATGAACATGTTCTTAACATTAATGCAAAGCAGGCTAATGCTTAATATATTAGACATAAATGAAAACATATGATTTGATCAGAGCCAGAGAGCACCAGCATCCTTGAGGTGAGGAACAAGAGTGCCATTAATATGACAAGCCATCAGGGTTTCGACTCCTCCCAAGAACTTCCCTCCCACAAACACTGCAGGCACCGGATGCTGCTGTCCTTCTCCGGCAATCTGGCTCAGGAAGCGGTGGATATCCAGGCCAGCTTCCTCCCTGTCCAGCTCCACCACCGTTGGGCCCACACCGAGGCTGAAGAGGAGTTGCTTCACCACGTGGCACATGCAGCAGCCGCTGATGGTGAACACCACCACTGCATTGCCGGACACAAGGTACCGGACCTTGTCGTAAATAGTGTTCATCTTCATCTCATCACTGCTACTAGTGCTGCTGTCTGATGGAATTCCCATTAGGTGTTTTTCAACCTCCATGTTTTTCCTGTTTTCTTAATAGTAATCTTTTTTCTTGGCTGCAGAAATAACAAAAAGGAATGTGCTCAAGTGTTTCTTTTACTCATTGTTTTTTGGCATGCCTATTTATAGGCGAAGGAGAGAGAAAGCAGATAATGTATAATTAACAAGGGGTGATCAAATGTATGAGTTTTAATACATAAATGCATTTTCTATGATTGTATCTATGATTGTACATGACACCATACGTAGTATAGTACTGTAGGGTTTTCTAGAATAGTAACAAAGGTAGTGACACAAAAAAGGATTGAGTTCTATAATTTGTGAAGGTAGTACTGTGGTTGGAGTCTTGGAGGAATATAAGTGAAACATGTCTATTTGCTTGCATGTACATTTCTAACTAATTAGTACTACTCCAGTACTGTTTAACTGATTTCTTGTCTTTTAAATTCTAACCGAAATCAAGTAGAAACAGGAGGGGCCAACTTATTAGGATTTTGATTAGTTATACCATGAATGTGTTTATGTTACATGTACCCTAATTATTTTATACTCAAAAGTAGCTTCGAATTTCGATTGCATCcctcatataattatatgatctTCGCTATTGTGATTACTGTTGTAATTACTGTGTTTATACATCCTTATATCTTGATCTAGAAAAATGTTCAATTTTTATAGGACATGCTGAATATAGATTAATTATTGTTTTAAGCATAATTTCACAATTAGTACTTAATTATGAGAGAGGTGGCACACATCCGGATGGTCAAAAATCATAAAGTGAgaaaaaaacagaaaacaagTCACAGGGTACGTAAGTAGCAAAAGAAATGAAAGAAAGGTCATGGAAAAGAGGTGGTAAAGAAAGCATTGAGAAGGGATAAAAGAGAGAAATGAAGACAGGACTAATGAATGCATGAGACAAAGCGCTGCTGTTATACCTCTCAACATACAGACTCGTACACCTACCTAAGGCGTGAGAATCATATccatactcccttcgtcccaatgaattgtatacattttttttttgggacgtcccaccaattgtatacgttccaaaagtagtaaacttttataatataaaatatcgtTACACCAACTACATTCTTCCACTATCtacattctataataatataaacactattacacccactactttcctccactatctttaatctattattaaatataaatgggtcccaccactatatccacttttcatccaactttactcatttcttacacaatttcttggtctccgtgtcccaaccatttgtatacaaatgactgggacggagggagtatattttttcagtatatacatgtataaaaaattcaatataaattaaatagtaAATACATTGTTGATTGTACCATGATATGGAGTTGGAATTATTGTCTTGTTGTCCAACTGATACTAAAAAAAACATCAAAGTAACACCGTAGTCACCACAAATGCATTTTTGGCTTTTGTTCAAAGTGGCTCCCTCGTCAATATACATGTGTTTATGTGAAACGTCAATGTGTAGTTAGTTTTGCATGTAGAGAGAAAAGACCAAGGAGAGGAAATGCAGTATGAATTGGGTTCAGAGAAAGTAGATGGACAAACGCAAACAAACAGGTAACTTCTAGCATGCCGTCGTTTGACTGTTAGCCCAGTTCGGGTGTAGCTTCTGCTCTTGAGTGGTGGTCTCAGCAGGTAATGTCATAGACAAAACACTATATTACAATATACCAAAAGCTGAGGCTGAACTATCACTTCATTATATCTCCGTTGCTGAGCTCTGATTCCATGGTAAGTTACGAGGGTTTAACATTGATCATATTGTATATTGTAACAGACACAAATTTAATTCAGCTTCCGGATTCAAAACAGAACGAACCCACACAATtctgatttaattatttataagtaccatctctggcaaaaaaaaaaatctttttgctaaataagcTCCGAGCCTTACAGATTCAATCCCACTGGTGCATTGTGATACATTGTACATGTAGTCAAGCCTCAAAAAAAAAGATCCTACATAAAAGGAGAGTCATTCATTAATTTACTCTTCTCTGTCTCTTAACAACCTTGCATCGTATTGAATAAACCAACTTAACAATCTCATAATTACCAGCTTGGGGtaggcctgtaaatggatcggatatccgatctgatccgatccgatccgtggttaaataaatggatatggatccttattaaaataatccgatctgctaataatccgatccgataataatccggtccgataaagaatggatatggatatggtcaaatccgatctgttaacgatccgatccgattcatgcttaactatattatatattatatattatatttacttataatatattatattttattaatatattacatacaaaataaaaatttcaagacAGAGccctaaatcatattttcttataaccgATCAGCCGCTTCTAAGTCTTAACCCGACTCTCACTCTTATTATCAATAGAGTGAGTATAAACACATGAGAGCTAAACTCTTCCACTTAACACCTCCTCAATCACCTAGTTCTGTATTTAAgacatatttattgattttaatccTTATTGAATAGAAAAGCGGatcataatttgcttcctccaaaaatattaagcaacttatttattgtttttctaattCACTTGATACATTATATGTTAAAGGTTTTATAGGAACCACCAGCAAAGTTTTTCAGTTACATTGTTTTTAATAACATGAAGTTGCAGACTTTACTTTACTGCTTTATTAGTTCTTTTTTGTACTTGTTATGTTAAAACtcatgaattaatatagctagaaaatatcactttCTTTCTTTGTGGAAGATTAAAACATTGTCcatgatgaaaaaatatatttcgtaAATTTTAGTGTATCGGAGAtccgatccgattatccatgatccgaatggaccggatatggattgacttgtaaaatatccgactcctgatccgatccgatccgaatccgataaaattaaatggattaggatatggatttagctagatccgatccaaatccgatccgtttacaggCCTAGCTTGGGGTATTAAGAAACTAATTGCCCATGCAGCAGCAACCCTTAAGAGGGGCTTTCAATTTCACAACAAAATCTGATATATGGCCTTAGAGATATGGAGCCAGATAGTGAAAAACTAAAACTTCTGCGTTCATTTAATCTCAGGAGCGACTCATTCAAACTCTGGCGCACTGATTCTTCAATAAACAGAGAtcaggatccagacatatgtTGTCAAAATTACACAAGCCTGAGAGACGTTATACATTCGCCACCAACAAAATCTTCATCATTAATGGAATCGAGTGCATTTGATTTTTCCAATATATCAATTAGAAATGAGCTGGTGAAGCATGCAGCCTCGGTTTATGTGCAGTCCGCCATCATTTCCTCGCGTCATAGGAGCTTATTTGCCACTTTGTTAGAGAAGGTTAAAGATCAAGGGAAATCATTCCTGTCCTGCTGCGCAACACACTTTAAGAAGCCGCTGCAATGTTGTTTCGGGGCAATTTATCAATATTTCTTTTACATAGTCGATCATTTTGCAAGAGTTTGGAGAGGAAGGGTGGCCATAAGGTGAAAGGAGCATAATTCATTGCCACATAAACCACATATTTTCTCTGCATAATTTTGTATTAGCAATTGATGTTTTTTATTTCGATGTTATTAAACAGAAGATCTGAAATGTGAATGACCGTGTTTGCTTATTTAATCTGCATC
This region includes:
- the LOC108208749 gene encoding glutaredoxin-C9; this translates as MEVEKHLMGIPSDSSTSSSDEMKMNTIYDKVRYLVSGNAVVVFTISGCCMCHVVKQLLFSLGVGPTVVELDREEAGLDIHRFLSQIAGEGQQHPVPAVFVGGKFLGGVETLMACHINGTLVPHLKDAGALWL